The Psychrobium sp. MM17-31 genome window below encodes:
- the recC gene encoding exodeoxyribonuclease V subunit gamma encodes MFRLYHSNKLDVLKSILAHIISQQPLANPFESEKILVQSPGMAQWLKLELAKEFGICANVAFPLPASFIWQTFVDLLPDVPERSAFNKDAMAWQIIKLLPQYLQQQEFDELNNYLTDDEPLKLYQLAYKVADIFDQYLVYRPQWIEAWQNGDFSTCRDKLWQGILWRKLFEVITASGQSHYHRANLYEHLLTALDSKDAAKKLPKRIFVFGISALPPKYLQALKMMAQHCEVHFFLNNPCQHYWGDIVDQRYLAKLSKRQYQQLNLDDFSEQVAVSEQPQLLEEQQFNALGELTVGNPLLASMGKLGRDNLALLLELEAQEVDAFVPSEQRNLLDLLNDDILELQDSSFIPRTKAQLSDLSPRRIIADDDDSIVIHDCHSPMREVEVLRDQILAVLHQDPTLTPKDIVVMMPDVNAYSPYIQAVFSHSHNYIDFSISDRSAAQEHPILLSFLTLMSLTHLRKSASELFSLLEVPAIMAKFELTASDIDGLKRWIDESGIRQGLGEQGVYTNSWLFGLNRMLKGYSQSETDPLQNNGGSLWQDILAYPETVGLAAETLGQLSYFVELISKYSAELLGDKTIEQWQHLIANMLNDLYSESAESESELAIINDALAALAQELTLADYRAAISHEVLLAHLQSKLETGASSQRFLAGKLNFCTLMPMRSIPFRVVCILGMNDGVYPRSIAPIGFDLMANQHQKGDRSRRDDDRYLFLEAMLSAQDKLYLSYCGRSIKDNSERCASVLLNEVIDYISLSYRLASDQELDAEAASKSIIQKLVCKHPLTPFSPLYYNGETQSTDAKNKLFSYQRDWLGAHNKAQQEDHLAAQSLQLLIDSNVIAIEQLTRFIKHPAQYFFNQRLGVYFNDEDGELLDSEPFAPDGLVSYQVKQQLLEGYIHHADQSTQRHVRALGVLPHAHFADLFLTEQQQVMSPLASAIKPYLTAPSDDVEVDIAINSHQQRFAIQGWLKEHYNQRLLVRYKPGKANAKFFVECYVQFLCFCVVSPHQQSQMAMFTQDGQWLFNAITQQEAHLRLTALVDMYIEGLTKPLPLALQSGWRYLDTRFDEERSQLVDDEKTIEKANRAFKDRFNGNMRIHGEGQDAYLARCVNGANFEILNEKLQTQMIELALAVLLPVRQLLETVDD; translated from the coding sequence GTGTTTAGACTTTACCACTCAAATAAACTCGACGTTTTAAAGAGCATTCTAGCGCATATTATTAGCCAACAACCTCTTGCTAATCCCTTTGAATCGGAAAAAATACTGGTGCAAAGTCCCGGTATGGCACAATGGCTTAAACTGGAACTGGCTAAAGAGTTTGGGATCTGTGCCAATGTCGCTTTCCCGCTACCAGCGAGCTTTATTTGGCAAACCTTTGTCGATTTATTACCCGATGTGCCAGAGCGTAGCGCCTTTAATAAAGATGCTATGGCGTGGCAGATAATTAAGCTGTTGCCACAATATCTGCAACAACAAGAATTTGATGAGCTCAATAATTACCTCACCGATGATGAGCCTTTAAAGCTGTATCAATTAGCCTATAAAGTAGCGGATATTTTCGATCAGTATTTAGTGTATCGTCCACAGTGGATTGAAGCATGGCAAAACGGCGACTTTTCGACTTGTCGAGATAAACTTTGGCAGGGGATTTTATGGCGCAAGCTGTTTGAGGTGATTACCGCCAGCGGTCAGAGCCATTACCATCGCGCCAACCTCTATGAACATTTACTCACTGCGTTAGATAGCAAAGATGCTGCTAAAAAATTGCCCAAACGCATTTTCGTGTTTGGTATTTCGGCGCTGCCGCCAAAGTACTTACAAGCGCTTAAAATGATGGCGCAGCATTGTGAGGTTCATTTCTTTTTAAATAATCCGTGTCAGCATTACTGGGGCGATATTGTCGACCAACGTTACTTAGCCAAACTTAGTAAACGGCAGTACCAGCAGCTCAATCTCGATGATTTTAGTGAGCAAGTGGCCGTCAGCGAGCAGCCTCAATTACTTGAAGAGCAACAGTTTAACGCCCTTGGCGAATTAACTGTTGGCAATCCACTGTTAGCATCAATGGGCAAATTAGGCCGCGATAATCTGGCGCTATTGTTGGAGTTGGAAGCACAAGAAGTTGATGCTTTTGTGCCAAGTGAGCAGCGCAATCTACTCGATTTACTCAACGATGATATTCTCGAGTTACAAGACTCAAGCTTTATTCCACGCACTAAAGCACAGCTTAGCGATCTTAGTCCAAGACGAATAATCGCTGATGACGATGATTCTATCGTTATTCACGATTGTCATAGCCCAATGCGGGAAGTGGAAGTGCTGCGCGATCAAATCTTGGCGGTGCTGCATCAAGATCCAACACTGACGCCAAAAGACATTGTGGTAATGATGCCTGATGTTAATGCCTACAGTCCTTATATTCAGGCGGTGTTTTCTCATTCCCACAACTATATCGATTTTTCCATTTCAGATCGCAGTGCGGCGCAAGAACATCCGATCTTGCTCAGCTTTTTGACCTTGATGTCATTAACCCACCTTCGCAAGAGTGCTAGCGAATTGTTTAGCCTGTTAGAAGTACCGGCAATTATGGCCAAGTTTGAACTAACGGCTAGCGACATCGACGGGTTAAAACGCTGGATCGATGAGTCGGGAATTCGTCAAGGTCTTGGAGAGCAAGGCGTTTATACCAATAGCTGGTTGTTTGGCCTTAATCGCATGCTCAAAGGTTATAGTCAGAGCGAAACCGATCCACTGCAAAATAATGGCGGGTCATTGTGGCAAGATATTCTCGCTTATCCTGAAACCGTCGGTCTCGCCGCCGAAACGCTAGGGCAACTGAGTTATTTTGTTGAGTTAATTTCTAAGTACAGCGCAGAATTGTTGGGGGATAAGACGATTGAGCAATGGCAGCACTTGATTGCCAATATGCTTAATGATTTATATAGCGAATCAGCGGAGAGCGAAAGCGAACTGGCTATTATCAATGATGCACTCGCTGCGCTGGCGCAAGAACTCACGTTGGCAGATTATCGAGCAGCGATTAGTCATGAAGTATTGTTGGCGCACTTGCAAAGTAAGCTTGAAACAGGTGCCAGTAGTCAACGTTTTCTCGCTGGTAAACTAAATTTCTGTACGCTGATGCCGATGCGCTCCATTCCTTTTCGCGTGGTGTGTATTTTAGGCATGAACGACGGTGTTTACCCGCGCTCAATTGCACCTATCGGCTTTGACTTAATGGCGAATCAGCATCAAAAAGGCGATCGTAGTCGCCGCGATGACGACAGATATCTATTTTTAGAAGCGATGTTAAGTGCGCAAGATAAACTCTATTTGAGTTATTGTGGCCGCAGTATTAAGGATAATAGCGAGCGCTGTGCTAGCGTTTTATTAAATGAGGTTATCGATTATATTTCGTTGTCCTACCGTTTGGCCTCCGATCAAGAATTAGATGCTGAAGCGGCAAGCAAGTCGATCATTCAAAAGCTGGTTTGCAAGCATCCGTTAACGCCTTTTAGTCCTCTTTATTACAATGGAGAGACACAATCAACTGATGCTAAAAACAAACTGTTTTCTTATCAACGGGATTGGCTTGGTGCCCACAATAAGGCGCAGCAAGAAGATCACCTTGCGGCGCAGTCCTTACAGCTGCTAATTGATTCTAATGTCATCGCGATAGAGCAATTAACGCGTTTTATAAAGCACCCTGCGCAATACTTTTTTAATCAGCGTCTTGGTGTTTATTTTAACGATGAAGATGGCGAGTTACTCGACAGTGAGCCATTCGCCCCTGACGGCTTAGTCAGTTATCAGGTTAAACAACAGCTATTAGAAGGCTATATTCATCACGCCGATCAAAGTACCCAGCGCCATGTACGAGCCTTAGGTGTATTGCCGCATGCGCATTTTGCCGATTTATTTTTAACTGAGCAGCAACAAGTTATGTCGCCATTGGCAAGTGCCATAAAACCCTATCTAACTGCGCCGAGTGACGATGTTGAAGTCGATATTGCGATTAACAGCCACCAGCAAAGGTTCGCAATTCAGGGCTGGCTAAAAGAACATTACAATCAGCGATTATTAGTGCGCTACAAACCGGGGAAGGCTAACGCTAAGTTTTTCGTTGAATGCTACGTGCAGTTTTTGTGTTTTTGCGTGGTATCGCCACACCAACAAAGTCAAATGGCGATGTTTACGCAAGATGGTCAGTGGCTGTTTAATGCCATTACTCAACAAGAAGCACACTTGCGCTTAACTGCACTCGTCGATATGTACATTGAGGGGCTAACTAAGCCCTTACCTTTGGCACTGCAAAGTGGTTGGCGCTATCTTGATACACGCTTTGATGAAGAACGCAGCCAGCTAGTCGATGATGAAAAGACCATTGAAAAGGCAAATCGGGCCTTTAAAGATAGGTTTAATGGCAATATGCGGATTCATGGCGAAGGGCAAGATGCTTACCTAGCACGCTGCGTCAACGGCGCAAATTTTGAGATATTAAACGAGAAGTTACAAACACAAATGATTGAACTTGCATTAGCCGTTTTACTCCCTGTGCGCCAATTGTTGGAGACTGTTGATGACTAA